Proteins encoded in a region of the Elaeis guineensis isolate ETL-2024a chromosome 7, EG11, whole genome shotgun sequence genome:
- the LOC105048921 gene encoding uncharacterized protein At4g15970 isoform X2, with translation MNDSTVILTTLNEAWAAPNSILDLFLESFHLGEQTEQLLKYLVIVAMDPKAFERCRTKHSHCYYLNIEGMNFAAEKRFMTPDYLEMMWRRLEFLGTVLELGYNFLFTDMDIMWFRSPFQHFSGDAHFMIASDFFYGNSSDLHNLPNNGFVYVKSCEQTIEFYKYWYLARKLYPGKNEQTVLNKMKKDKNFFAKFQLEMRFLDTAYFGGFCQPSKNLNKVCTMHANCCVGIGNKLHDLRILLEDWKNYTALPADEKERGGIAWRVPDKCKSP, from the exons ATGAATGATAGTACAGTTATACTCACCACACTAAATGAAGCATGGGCGGCGCCAAACTCTATCCTTGACCTTTTTCTAGAGAGTTTCCACCTTGGTGAACAAACAGAGCAACTTCTGAAGTATTTGGTTATCGTAGCCATGGATCCAAAGGCATTTGAGCGATGCCGGACAAAGCACTCTCATTGCTATTACCTCAACATCGAAGGCATGAATTTTGCTGCTGAGAAGAGATTCATGACCCCAGACTACCTGGAGATGATGTGGAGGAGGCTTGAGTTCCTAGGAACTGTTTTGGAGCTGGGATACAACTTCCTTTTCACG GACATGGATATCATGTGGTTCAGAAGTCCTTTCCAACACTTCTCCGGCGATGCTCATTTTATGATAGCTAGTGATTTTTTCTATGGGAATTCTTCTGATCTACACAATTTGCCCAATAATGGATTTGTCTATGTGAAGTCTTGCGAACAAACAATTGAATTTTACAAGTACTGGTACCTTGCTCGGAAACTGTATCCAGGGAAAAATGAACAAACGGTATTGAACAAAATGAAAAAGGACAAAAATTTTTTCGCCAAGTTCCAACTAGAGATGAGATTTCTGGACACAGCTTACTTTGGTGGGTTTTGTCAACCTAGCAAGAACCTAAACAAGGTCTGCACAATGCATGCAAACTGCTGCGTCGGTATTGGAAACAAACTCCATGACCTGAGAATTCTCCTTGAGGACTGGAAAAACTACACAGCTCTACCAGCAGATGAGAAAGAACGGGGAGGGATTGCGTGGAGAGTTCCAGATAAATGTAAGTCTCCATAA
- the LOC105048921 gene encoding uncharacterized protein At4g15970 isoform X1 yields the protein MMKFNDFKPLICFLLGAAAAAVCILSYLSMHQVAGIEGLRVWSFGAKTTEHRELARVLKDAAMNDSTVILTTLNEAWAAPNSILDLFLESFHLGEQTEQLLKYLVIVAMDPKAFERCRTKHSHCYYLNIEGMNFAAEKRFMTPDYLEMMWRRLEFLGTVLELGYNFLFTDMDIMWFRSPFQHFSGDAHFMIASDFFYGNSSDLHNLPNNGFVYVKSCEQTIEFYKYWYLARKLYPGKNEQTVLNKMKKDKNFFAKFQLEMRFLDTAYFGGFCQPSKNLNKVCTMHANCCVGIGNKLHDLRILLEDWKNYTALPADEKERGGIAWRVPDKCKSP from the exons ATGATGAAGTTCAATGATTTCAAGCCTCTCATCTGTTTTCTTCTCGGAGCAGCAGCCGCTGCCGTGTGCATACTATCATACCTATCGATGCATCAAGTTGCAGGGATAGAAGGGCTACGAGTCTGGAGTTTCGGAGCTAAG ACTACAGAACATCGAGAATTGGCCAGGGTGTTGAAAGATGCAGCGATGAATGATAGTACAGTTATACTCACCACACTAAATGAAGCATGGGCGGCGCCAAACTCTATCCTTGACCTTTTTCTAGAGAGTTTCCACCTTGGTGAACAAACAGAGCAACTTCTGAAGTATTTGGTTATCGTAGCCATGGATCCAAAGGCATTTGAGCGATGCCGGACAAAGCACTCTCATTGCTATTACCTCAACATCGAAGGCATGAATTTTGCTGCTGAGAAGAGATTCATGACCCCAGACTACCTGGAGATGATGTGGAGGAGGCTTGAGTTCCTAGGAACTGTTTTGGAGCTGGGATACAACTTCCTTTTCACG GACATGGATATCATGTGGTTCAGAAGTCCTTTCCAACACTTCTCCGGCGATGCTCATTTTATGATAGCTAGTGATTTTTTCTATGGGAATTCTTCTGATCTACACAATTTGCCCAATAATGGATTTGTCTATGTGAAGTCTTGCGAACAAACAATTGAATTTTACAAGTACTGGTACCTTGCTCGGAAACTGTATCCAGGGAAAAATGAACAAACGGTATTGAACAAAATGAAAAAGGACAAAAATTTTTTCGCCAAGTTCCAACTAGAGATGAGATTTCTGGACACAGCTTACTTTGGTGGGTTTTGTCAACCTAGCAAGAACCTAAACAAGGTCTGCACAATGCATGCAAACTGCTGCGTCGGTATTGGAAACAAACTCCATGACCTGAGAATTCTCCTTGAGGACTGGAAAAACTACACAGCTCTACCAGCAGATGAGAAAGAACGGGGAGGGATTGCGTGGAGAGTTCCAGATAAATGTAAGTCTCCATAA